DNA sequence from the Peromyscus eremicus chromosome 7, PerEre_H2_v1, whole genome shotgun sequence genome:
GTGACGTTGGTTCTCTGGAGCTTGGGAGAGCCCTTTCTGCCCCCGCACCCAGGGGTGTTGGGTATGAGCACAGGGATGTGAAGAGGAGCTAAGGAGAACAGCAGGGCCCTGCTCAGTACCTTGGCTGGTGAGGAGGCCACCATGCTCGGCTTCCAGAAGCTCTGGACGGCTGCTGTGCTGAGCCATTGGCCGCTCTGTTGCTTTCCCTGTTGGGTAACAGATGGGGTGGTGCCAGGTCAGGGCTTGGCCCAAGGGGACACATGTCCTCCTAAGAACCGGGGGCTCTCTCTCTTAGAAGTTCTAAAGATTAAGCCCAGGGAGAGAACTGGTCCCAGGCATACCTCTGAGATCCGGAGTGAGGTCATTGAGCTGAAGGTTGGATGGGAGGGACATGTTCTCACGTGGCAGGCGTACATTATTCAGTTTCAGGTTATTGGAGTCACTACAGGATAGACAAAGGCTGAGACAGACCCTGGTACCAGCAGGCACGCAGTCTGCTTTGAGGCTCAATCCAGACCTCCCAGAAGCCCAGGTTACCACCTGTCCTTTAGTTTCAAATCCAGTGCCTTGCATTTTAGTTTAGCCCATCTGCCCAGCCCCAGGAAGCATTACCTAGATATTAGAGATGGACGCCGGGAGGGGCCTGAGGACAAAGAAACCATGCCACAGAGTCAGTGTGCCCTCCCATGCTGGGCTCTGCCCCCTGCCCGTTCAGACTCGAGACCCTTGAGCCAAGAGTCTCTCAAATGCCCAGGCCTGGTCCTGGGACCGGAGACAGCTCCAGTACCTATCCCTGCTGTCTGCAGGGCAGgcagccacacccccagccctgcccagcaagtgctctgccacatggcagagatGACGggctctgcccagctctgcctgcCACCCTTGCTGCTGCCCACCCCCCAACTTCACTGTTACTCTTCTACCACCCTCAGCCTCCACTGCCTCTGACCCTACCTTTAGTTTTCCTCTCTTTCCTGCAGACCAAACAGGCCACCAAGGTACTGAACCCCACTAGAGTGCCCAAGGCAAGCCCTCCAGCCACAACGATGCCCAGCAGTGGCACTTCCACTCGGGAGGCCAGGAGCCCTGCAGATTGTCCATTGGTTAGTTTGCAAGTGAGCATCACCCCCGACCCCGACATGCCATAGCTCCAACTACTCCTCCCTTGCCCAAGGTGGCTGGGAACAACTCAGCCACAAGATCCACCCACGGGGCAACAAGGCCTCCCTTTCCATTCCAGGACCCCGGCACCCACCCGAGGGTTTGCCAGGCCAGTGGCTTACCTGGAGCCGGAAGTGAGGCACTGGTGACACCCACATCATTGGTAGCCACCACTGAGAGGTTGTGTGCCAGGCTGTGGAGCTGCAGGTGCACGGTGTGGTTTGTGAGCCAGGGATAGTTCTGAGCATCCAGCACCAGGAAGTCAGAGGCATTCACAGTCACTGACCCATCCTGGTCAATCCAGGTGACATTGGCAGGCGGGTTGGCCCGCACCAGGGCAAACAGGACAACCAGAAGGCCTGGGCCCTGACCTTCCTGATACTTGGCCCCGACCTGGGCAATCTCTGGTTTAActagagcagagcagagaaaaaTGTGCTTTCGTTACAGTCCCTCACTCTGGCCCCTTTTCCCAAATGtggatggaagccagggcctaGGAATTTCCCCAGAAGGACGTTAAGGAACAAGTAAGTAGCTGGGCCTACTGGCCCAGCATTAACTCACAGTGATTAAGAGAATAAAAGCCAGGGGACTGGGCatgtggctcagtcagtagagtgtttgcctaccatgcaaaaagccctgagtttgatacctAGCAAAGcataaaaccagatgtggtggtcatgcctgtaatctcagcactcaggaagctgagacagggatTTCCAGTTTGAGGCCACTTTTGGacacacagcaagactctgtcttaaaatttaaaaacccagctgggtggtggtggcgcatgcctttaatcccagcacttgggaggtagaggcaacagatctctgtgagttcgaggtcagcctggtctacagaaggagatccaggtcaggctccaaagctacacagagaaaccctgtctcaaaaaacaaacaaacaaattaaaaaatcctgggctgaggctgtagcttagttggtagagactttgcctaccatgcacaaagtcctgggttcagtcatACCGGGCATGGTAGCACCTGCCTATGATCTCGGCACTGGAGAGGTAGAAGACCAGAAGTTCATagccatccttggctatgtagtaGCTTTGAAGAAAGTctcaaagtataaaaataaaaaaagaatagaaaggtAGCCAAAGGGTCTAGATTTGCATCCTGGCCTTGCTTCTTAATGTCTGTATGACCTTTGGCAGACTGTTTAATATATTTGTGCCTCAATTTCTCATTTGCAAAATAGGGACGAAAATAGAAATTCCCTTATAAGATCAATGAGGATAAAGCAAGCTGCATTGCAAAGTGTTTAATGTTTGTGAATGTCCGGTTAAAGTTGAATGTGTCATGCATACCAGTAATCTCAGCACCAGAGAAGCTGAGACAGatttgcaagtttgaggccagcctaggctatgtagtaagactgcctcaaaacaaaacactcaacaCTCAAAAGTCTCCTGCTGGGGGTCCAGTAATGTCTCTCCCTGCCCACCTCAGGAATACTTACATTGCACATTGAGAATGACTGAGGCGTTGGCTGACCGGCCACTCCCTGGGTCCTGTAGGGAGCAGTTAAGTTCATGCTGCGCACGCTGGGCAGTGACCGTGAAAGTGCTGGTGCCTCCAGAGAAGGCCTCCCCGCCCACACTCAGTAGTCTTGAAGTGGTGGCCTCCTGTAGCTGTCCATCCAGGTACCAGGCTAATCGGGGAGTGGCAGATCCCCCTGCCACCCGACAGGTGAAGGCATGGCGCTCATTCTCCCGAAGTGCTCTCTCGGCCCAGGTCTGACCATCAATCTGTGGCGCCAGCTCCCCCTGACCTGGAACACAGCAGGCAGCCTCTGGGAGGGGCTTAGACAGACGAGTTACAGAGGGTCAGCAGGCCAAGAGACAGGCAAGCTGGTTTCTCTCACCAGGGCCTGGCTGGACTTAGGATAGGGATGTGGGGATAGGGGAACCCAGCTCAGGGGCCTGGAGCGGGTATTCTGAGGACAGGCAACAAGGAGAGCAAAGAGGGGGCTCTGGCCCCTTAAATGTTTGGCCAAAGGATGAACAGGGGTGTACCTGAACTTAAGAGGGCTGGCAGGAGCAGCAGTGTGTGCCGGAGGGTAGCTTGGCTTAGAGGCAACTCCATGGTGGTCAGGGATCGACCTCCAGGCTGCTGAGAAAAGGGTATAGCCTCCGTACCAGCCAGGCAGGTCTAGCAATTCCTGCAAGAATTTACCATGCACTGGTGTAGACTGGCCCACAGCGGCCAAGACACGGGCACAAACAGGCACAATCAACAAGATCCAAAGGAAGAGAGACACTCTGCAGGCACAGAAGCCAGCACTGACAGTAggtgatgacagacagacagacacacacacaccacaccacaccacaccacaccacaaacacacacacacacacacacacacacacacacacacacacacacgtaagccAGCACTGACAGTAGGTGatgacagacacacaccacaccacacacacacacacacacacacacacacacacacacacacacacacacacgtccttcccctttcctccatggGATCGTCCTTCTCCTGACCTCTCCTGGACTGGCTCTCCCTCCCAGCTCTCGCCATGCACCCCTTTCCCAATCTCCGCTGCTCAGGTGGACTTGGATTGAGAGCATCAAGGAGCCGGGGGCGGGGGAGAGTGTCGGCGGAGCATCCGGGGCTTCGGAGCATCCTGGCTCACCTGGCTCCCTCCCGGAGCAGCGCCCCAGCAATTGCTTAAATCTGGGGAGCGCCGCAGTCCGCTGCAAGGGCGGGGCCCACGCCAGGCAGGACCAATCGCTGCCCGAGCACGGGCAGGTGGCCGCTCCAGCCCCGCCTTCTCCCGTCCGCTCCGGGGTCCCCACCCTGAGGCTGGCTGGTGAGTCGGCGGACGCAAAGCAGACGCAGTCGGCAGTCCAGGAAGTTTTATTGGGTCCTGGTTGGGTCAGGGTTCCCCTTCTCCATCATCCCGCGGCCGCGCTCAGCGCCCATTGGTGGGCGCGCGCAGCTGCCCCATCATGTCGGCCAGCATCCGGTTGCACAGCGCGGCGTACGGGTTGAGCAGCACCAGCTGGCGCCGCGCGAACGGGCTGCCCAGTCGCGCCGCCTGCTCGAAGTCCCTGCGGGCGTCGTCGTCCCGGCCCTGCAATCGCGCCAGCAGCCCGCGCTGCACGAAGCTCTGGCAGGCGGCATGACCCCGGCCGCCACTCAATGTCACCGCGCGCTCCAAGTCCTCCAGGGCGCCTGCGGGCCGacgaggggggggagggggggatggcGCGGGTCAGCGGGGTGCGGGCATCCGAGCCCCAGCCCACCCGCTGAGCAGCCCATCCCCGCAATTCACAACCCGCCTTTGTGTGGCAGACTTTTGAGCCAAGAGGGATTGTCATTCCTAATAGGGAGGTGACGGGTTAATAGACGTGGCTTGGGGGCCACCCACGGGCAAAGCTGAGATTAAAGTCCAAGGCTCGCCCTGGCCTCGTCCCCGGTATGTTCTACCACTGATGGACCCAAAGGTGAATGTTGCTGAGAGCATTTGGTCATTGTATTAGTGAATCTGCCAACTGCCAAAGAGCTGAGGCTCACACCGCGGATAAATAGCTAAGCATCTACTGTATGCTTGGTGACCCACTCTGAATCCTAGAGTTCAAAAAACGTAtcattggggctgaagagatggctcagcggttaagaacactgactgactgctcacaaccatctataactccaggtccaggggatcagacaccttcacaccaacGCACTTAAAGTTAGTAAG
Encoded proteins:
- the Tmem25 gene encoding transmembrane protein 25 isoform X2, yielding MELPLSQATLRHTLLLLPALLSSGQGELAPQIDGQTWAERALRENERHAFTCRVAGGSATPRLAWYLDGQLQEATTSRLLSVGGEAFSGGTSTFTVTAQRAQHELNCSLQDPGSGRSANASVILNVQFKPEIAQVGAKYQEGQGPGLLVVLFALVRANPPANVTWIDQDGSVTVNASDFLVLDAQNYPWLTNHTVHLQLHSLAHNLSVVATNDVGVTSASLPAPGLLASRVEVPLLGIVVAGGLALGTLVGFSTLVACLVCRKERKTKGPSRRPSLISSDSNNLKLNNVRLPRENMSLPSNLQLNDLTPDLRGMPGTKRPMAQHSSRPELLEAEHGGLLTSQGFIRLPMLGYIYRVSSVSSDEIWL
- the Tmem25 gene encoding transmembrane protein 25 isoform X1, coding for MELPLSQATLRHTLLLLPALLSSVKPEIAQVGAKYQEGQGPGLLVVLFALVRANPPANVTWIDQDGSVTVNASDFLVLDAQNYPWLTNHTVHLQLHSLAHNLSVVATNDVGVTSASLPAPGPSRRPSLISSDSNNLKLNNVRLPRENMSLPSNLQLNDLTPDLRGMPGTKRPMAQHSSRPELLEAEHGGLLTSQGFIRLPMLGYIYRVSSVSSDEIWL